The window GTCTTCCAGCACCGCTTCCATGCGCTCCGGGTCGGTGACGAAGTAGGGCGAGAGGTAGCCGCGGTCGAACTGCATGCCCTCGACCACTTCCAGTTGCGTCTCCATGGTCTTGGACTCTTCCACGGTGATGACCCCGTCCTTGCCCACCTTCTTCATGGCCTCGGCGATGATGCGGCCGATGGTCTCGTCGTTGTTGGCGGAGATGGTGCCCACCTGGGCGATCATCTCGCCGGTCACCGGCTTCGAGAACTTGTCCAGCTCGCCGTTCACGCGGTTGCCTTCCTTATCCAGCTTGCCGCAAATGGCTTCGATGGCCCTCTCGATGCCGCGCTTGACCGCCATGGGGTTGGCGCCCGCCGCCACCGTCTTCGCGCCTTCGCGATAGATGGATTCGGCCAGCACAGTGGCGGTGGTGGTGCCGTCGCCGGCCACGTCGCTGGTCTTCGACGCAACCTCGCGCACCATCTGCGCGCCCATGTTTTCCAGCGTGTCCTTCAGCTCGATTTCCTTGGCTACGGTCACGCCGTCCTTGGTGATGGTCGGCGAGCCGAACTTCTTTTCCAGAATCACGTTGCGACCCTTGGGGCCCAGCGTCACCTTGACCGCGTTGGCCAGGGTGGTGACCCCGCGCAGGATCGCCTGCCGCGACTCTTCTCCGTGTACGATCTGCTTTGCCATCTTTCGCTTCTCCTCTGAGTTGTGGATTCTCGATGGTTCTGAACTCGTTTGGGCCGTGTTGCCGATACCGGCCGTGAGCTCCTAGTTGCTAGCTTCTAGCTAGACGCTAGTGGCTGCCTTACTTGCGTGCTCCGGCCAGCTCCTTCTCCTTGCTCTTGCCGGCGCCCGCGCCCTGGAGGATGCCCAGCACTTCCTCCTCGCGCATAATGACGAACTCTTCGCCGTCGATCTTGATCTCCGTGCCGGCGTACTTGCCGAACAGGATGCGGTTGCCCGGCTTCACGTCCAGCGGAAACACCCGGCCTTCCTCATTCGACTTGCCTTTGCCGACGGCGATGACCTCGCCCTCCTGCGGTTTCTCTTTGGCCGTGTCGGGGATGATGATGCCGCCACGCACCGTTTCCTGTTCCTCCACCCGGCGGACCAGGATGCGGTCATGCAGGGGAGTCAGCTTGGTTGTCATTGCTTTGCTTCTCCTTTCAAAGTGAAGAATTAGAACCAAATCCTCAGCGAACGCAGATTGGGGAACCGCTTCCACGCCCGAATCCGACCGGAGCGTCGCAGCCTCGTATAACCCACGCTGAAACCTGTAACTGCCTGATTTCAAGGGGCAGGACGGCTGTTAGCACTCCATCCGGTCGAGTGCTAACTATAAGGAAGGGAGGCCCCTTCTGTCAAGCCGAGGGGAGTTTCGTGGCTGACGCGGTGAGGGACCGGCGCTACAATGTCAAGCGATGCCGATGCGAATCTCCGGTTTGATCATGATAGCCGTGGCGGCCGTGTTGGCGGTGGTGCCGGCGGCGGCGGAGAAGCAGTACTCGGACCTCAGCTTTCGCGTGGTGAAGAAGGCCAACGGCAAGCCCATCCGCAATGCCAGCGTGATCCTGCACCTGGTAAACAAGGAGGGAAAGCAGGAGCGCGGTGGGTTCCAGGTGAAGACCGACCGGGAAGGGAAGGCCAACTTCCCGGGAGCACCCTACGGCAAGCTGCGGATCCAGGTGCTGGCCAGCGGATTCCAGACCTTCGGGGAAGACTTCGACATCAACCAGCCCACGCACGAATTCACCTTCGAGATGAATCCGCCGCAGAAGCAGCACTCCATCTACGATCAGGCGGAAGAGAAGAAGGAAGACAAGAAGCCAGAAGAGAAGGAAGAAGCGCAGAAGAGCGCCCCGCAGTAGCTGTAGCTCATTCCCGCCACGGAAGTTCCCGAAGGTTCCACCAAAAGCCACAGATGCAGGTCCGGGAAGTCCCGGCCGCGCCTTACGGGAGGTCGCTCAGGCGGCAGACCGCGAGCGTGCGCGGGCCCTGGATGGAGCGGGTGGAAGTGTTCGGGAAGCGAGTGCAGGACAGGGAGCAGTCGTCCCCACACTCGGCGATGACGTAGCCGACACCGGCGGCGGCCAGGCGCTCGCGAATCTGCGTGCGTTCTTCCGGAGAGGCGGACCCGTAAGCGTCGAGTTGGTCGGTGGGCATCTCGACGGCGACCTGCACACGAGCCAGGCGGGCGGCGCTGGAGTTCCACAGGGCGTCGCCGAAGATGGCGATGCGGTCGCCGGGTCGCGCTCCCAGGCGCTGGAGCTCGGCTGCGGCCTGGAGATAGACGCCCTCCGGCCGCTGACGGATACGGCGCAAGTCCTCGGGCATGCGCGCGAGAAACTGCAGGCCGGAAGCTACCAACAAGGCCACGACTCCCAT of the Terriglobales bacterium genome contains:
- a CDS encoding co-chaperone GroES, whose amino-acid sequence is MTTKLTPLHDRILVRRVEEQETVRGGIIIPDTAKEKPQEGEVIAVGKGKSNEEGRVFPLDVKPGNRILFGKYAGTEIKIDGEEFVIMREEEVLGILQGAGAGKSKEKELAGARK
- a CDS encoding carboxypeptidase-like regulatory domain-containing protein, which encodes MPMRISGLIMIAVAAVLAVVPAAAEKQYSDLSFRVVKKANGKPIRNASVILHLVNKEGKQERGGFQVKTDREGKANFPGAPYGKLRIQVLASGFQTFGEDFDINQPTHEFTFEMNPPQKQHSIYDQAEEKKEDKKPEEKEEAQKSAPQ